Part of the Bacteroidales bacterium genome, CCGTCCAGAACCAGCTTTCTCACAGGATTGCGACCATCAACCACGGGAGTTTATGGCCTCGGCCCGTGGTTCAGGTCGCTGGATGAATATGAAGACCTGATTACCCTGCCCCAGTATTTCGAGCAAAACGGTTATCAAACCTTAACTACGGGGAAAGTTTATCACGATGCCTATCCACCCGAGGAGGGCCGCAAGGATGGAACCGAATTTACCAAATGGGGCTTTCATGGCGGCTTTTATCCACGCCCTGAGGAACCCTTTGTAAAAGAAACCGGGCACCCGTTGGTAGATTGGGGTGTCTACCCTGAAAAAGATTCGCAGCAAGACGACTGGAAAGTCGCCGACTGGGCCATCAAACAACTTAAAAATCCGCCGGATGACCAACCTTTTTTCCTTTCGGTAGGCTTTCGCCATCCCCATGTTCCTTTATACGCAACCCAGAAATGGTTTGACCTTTATCCTGAAGGAGAGGAGCTTCTGCCTGAGATCAAGGGTAACGACCGGGAGGATATTCCCCGGTTTGCCTGGTACCTGCACTGGAATTTACCGGAACCGAGACTGGCATGGCTGAAAATGCACAATGAATGGAAACCCAAGGTCCGTGCCTACCTGGCAAGCGTAAGCTTTGCCGACATGCTGGTGGGTCGGTTGCTTAATACCCTGGAAAAAGAGGGACTAAAAGAAAATACCATTGTGGTGCTTCTTTCAGACCATGGCTATCATTTGGGAAGCAAAGATATTAGCGGAAAAAACACGCTATGGCATGAATCTACACGCGTTCCTTTTATTTTCGCCGGCCCCGGCATCCCGGAAAAAGGAAAACAAAGCGATCAGCCGGTGGAACTGCTCGACTTGTATCCGACCCTGACAGATCTGGCTGGTCTGCCGCAAAAACAAGGATTGGACGGTCATTCTCTGAAGCCATTGTTGGAAGATACCCGACATGAACGCTCCCGGCCTGCCATATGCACACACGGTCCCGGGAACCATGTTATCATAACCGAACAATGGCGTTTTATACAATATGCTGATGGTTCGCGGGAACTCTATAACCGGGAGAATGACCCTTATGAATGGGACAACCTGGCCGTGAAAGAAGGATACGCTCCGATAATGGAGAATCTGGCCGAACACATACCCGAAAGCGCCGAGCCTGCACCGGGCAATAAAGTACGGCTGATTGAGATGATTGATGGACAGCCTTACTGGCAGGGAGATAAGATCCCTGAAGATGCGGAGGTGCCGATGGAATATGAATAAATTAGTAATGAGTTGAGAGTAGTGAGTTTGGGAGATACCGGTTCATTAGTAGAGACGCAAGGCCCGCGTCTAGAAGCCTTTTGTACGACAGCACGAAGGAACGATGGCACGAAAGCACGACGGAATAAAAGAGCGATGGATTTAGAAGACGGGAATTGTGCAGAAACAGACCGTGGTATGTCTCAATGGTGGACAGGAAATAGACCGATGTGATAATATACCGACAAGACGGAAAAAAGAGATGACGGGAAGACTGGAAAAATATCCAACACTGCCCGGTCTAAAATTCAAACATAATGCCCCCAGCATCTCTGCAGTCCCAAGCTCCGTTAGGAGCGGCATAGTGGTAGCCCGGGGTGTAAACCCCGGGTTATAGGGTCCCAGATCCCATAGCGCTCCATCTGATGGCTCTGAACGAGACATAATCCTTTCATGGAGCGCAACATAAAGGTCTTGCCAGAGGTG contains:
- a CDS encoding sulfatase, producing the protein MTKDKFSPSLHWPAILCGLFLFLTTSFSKAQKDKPNVLLISIDDLNDWVNHLDGHPKVQTPNMDRLAGQGVAFTNAHCQAPISNPSRTSFLTGLRPSTTGVYGLGPWFRSLDEYEDLITLPQYFEQNGYQTLTTGKVYHDAYPPEEGRKDGTEFTKWGFHGGFYPRPEEPFVKETGHPLVDWGVYPEKDSQQDDWKVADWAIKQLKNPPDDQPFFLSVGFRHPHVPLYATQKWFDLYPEGEELLPEIKGNDREDIPRFAWYLHWNLPEPRLAWLKMHNEWKPKVRAYLASVSFADMLVGRLLNTLEKEGLKENTIVVLLSDHGYHLGSKDISGKNTLWHESTRVPFIFAGPGIPEKGKQSDQPVELLDLYPTLTDLAGLPQKQGLDGHSLKPLLEDTRHERSRPAICTHGPGNHVIITEQWRFIQYADGSRELYNRENDPYEWDNLAVKEGYAPIMENLAEHIPESAEPAPGNKVRLIEMIDGQPYWQGDKIPEDAEVPMEYE